From the Halomonas meridiana genome, one window contains:
- the acpP gene encoding acyl carrier protein, whose protein sequence is MSTIEERVKKVVAERLNVKEEDIQNSSSFTEDLGADSLDTVELVMALEEEFDTEIPDEEAEKITTVQEAIDYVNAHQ, encoded by the coding sequence ATGAGTACTATTGAAGAGCGCGTAAAGAAAGTAGTGGCAGAGCGCCTGAACGTTAAAGAAGAAGACATCCAGAACAGCTCTTCTTTCACTGAAGACCTGGGTGCCGACTCTCTGGACACCGTTGAATTGGTGATGGCGTTGGAAGAGGAATTCGACACCGAAATTCCTGATGAAGAAGCTGAGAAAATCACTACGGTTCAAGAAGCGATCGACTACGTCAACGCCCACCAGTAA
- the fabF gene encoding beta-ketoacyl-ACP synthase II — protein sequence MARRRVVVTGLGLVTPVGNSVNESWANIVAGKSGIAPIEHFDTSGFNTRFGGSVKNFDISPYLNPKDARKMDLFIQYGMAAGAQAIQDSGIECTDENAERIGVAIGSGIGGLPMIEHNHNALNKGGARRVSPFFVPGSIINMISGNMAIQHGFKGPNIAITTACTTGTHNIGYSARTIAYGDADVMICGGAEMATTPLGLGGFSAARALSTRNDDPQAASRPWDADRDGFVLSDGAGVLVLEEYEHAKARGAHIYAELAGFGMSDDAYHMTAPPEDGRGAALSMSNAIKDAAIDPSAVHYINAHGTSTAAGDLAESRAIEKVLGSAAQHVAVSSTKSMIGHLLGAAGAVEAVFSILAIRDQVAPPTINLDNPQEGCNLDYVPHTARDMRIDVTLSNSFGFGGTNGSLLFKKV from the coding sequence ATGGCGCGAAGAAGGGTAGTGGTAACTGGGTTAGGCCTGGTGACCCCAGTGGGTAATAGTGTCAATGAGTCGTGGGCGAACATCGTCGCAGGTAAAAGCGGCATTGCGCCGATTGAGCACTTCGATACCAGTGGCTTCAATACGCGGTTTGGCGGTTCGGTAAAGAATTTTGATATTAGTCCCTACCTGAATCCCAAAGATGCACGCAAGATGGATCTGTTCATTCAGTACGGCATGGCCGCTGGTGCGCAGGCCATTCAGGATTCAGGCATCGAGTGCACCGATGAGAACGCCGAGCGCATCGGTGTGGCTATCGGTTCAGGCATTGGTGGTTTGCCAATGATTGAACATAACCACAATGCGCTCAACAAAGGCGGTGCACGTCGCGTGTCGCCGTTCTTCGTACCGGGCTCCATTATCAACATGATCTCGGGCAACATGGCGATCCAGCACGGCTTCAAAGGGCCGAACATCGCCATTACGACTGCTTGTACCACCGGCACTCACAACATTGGTTATAGCGCTCGCACCATTGCGTACGGCGATGCGGACGTGATGATTTGTGGCGGCGCGGAGATGGCTACCACACCGCTTGGCCTGGGCGGTTTCTCGGCGGCGCGAGCGCTATCGACGCGTAATGACGATCCGCAGGCGGCCAGCCGTCCTTGGGATGCGGACCGAGATGGCTTTGTGCTCTCGGATGGTGCGGGGGTGCTAGTACTGGAAGAGTATGAGCATGCGAAAGCACGCGGTGCGCATATCTATGCAGAGCTGGCTGGCTTCGGTATGAGCGATGACGCCTATCACATGACGGCACCGCCGGAGGATGGTCGTGGCGCTGCCCTCTCTATGAGCAATGCCATCAAAGATGCCGCCATCGATCCGTCGGCCGTGCATTATATCAATGCTCACGGCACGTCGACGGCAGCGGGGGATTTGGCTGAGAGTCGTGCGATCGAGAAAGTGCTGGGCAGTGCGGCGCAGCACGTGGCCGTAAGCTCCACCAAGTCGATGATCGGTCACCTGCTGGGAGCGGCTGGCGCTGTCGAAGCCGTCTTTAGCATTCTTGCCATTCGCGATCAGGTGGCGCCGCCCACCATCAACCTGGACAACCCCCAAGAGGGCTGCAATCTCGACTACGTCCCCCATACTGCTCGTGACATGCGTATCGATGTAACGCTGTCGAACTCGTTTGGTTTTGGTGGCACGAACGGCTCGCTGTTGTTCAAGAAGGTATAA
- the pabC gene encoding aminodeoxychorismate lyase — protein MPMPQVPFDDRGLAYGDGLFETVLLRDGQPVLWEYHHARLAKGCQRLNIPLPSARQLSQAWQSPPEAALEVLKLILTRGSGGRGYALPDQVAPRLLARRTPFTANQSRWQHGVCVRLCHLRLGHQPLLAGIKHLNRLENVLARQEWHEPHVAEGLLVDQAGNVVEATSMNLFWASRGRLYTPRVDQCGVAGTLRAALLDAGIIHEAPLAVDDLPSVERLWVGNSVQGVWPVRELREAHGCELATWPRFAVDPLQTEAHRLLGYPSVFP, from the coding sequence ATGCCGATGCCCCAGGTGCCCTTCGATGACCGCGGGCTGGCGTATGGCGATGGTCTATTCGAAACCGTCTTGCTACGCGATGGGCAGCCCGTGCTGTGGGAGTACCATCACGCCCGATTGGCAAAGGGCTGCCAACGTTTGAATATTCCATTGCCGTCTGCTCGGCAGCTGTCTCAGGCGTGGCAATCGCCACCTGAGGCAGCGCTGGAAGTTCTCAAGCTGATCTTGACCCGTGGAAGCGGCGGTCGAGGGTATGCGTTACCTGATCAGGTAGCACCACGACTGTTGGCTCGACGTACGCCCTTTACGGCCAATCAATCGCGTTGGCAGCATGGTGTGTGCGTGCGTCTATGCCACCTTCGGTTGGGGCACCAGCCGCTACTCGCAGGCATCAAGCATCTCAATCGTCTGGAGAACGTGCTGGCGCGTCAGGAGTGGCACGAGCCCCATGTCGCCGAAGGGCTTCTCGTGGACCAAGCAGGTAACGTCGTGGAAGCCACCAGCATGAATCTCTTTTGGGCGTCACGGGGACGCCTGTATACCCCGCGCGTCGATCAGTGCGGTGTTGCGGGGACCTTGCGCGCGGCTCTGCTTGACGCTGGCATCATCCATGAGGCGCCGCTGGCCGTCGACGACCTACCCAGCGTCGAGCGACTCTGGGTAGGCAATTCAGTGCAAGGGGTTTGGCCCGTGCGTGAATTGAGAGAGGCGCACGGTTGCGAGCTGGCAACTTGGCCGCGTTTTGCAGTGGACCCGTTACAAACCGAAGCGCATCGGCTGCTGGGCTATCCAAGCGTGTTTCCATAA